A genome region from Brooklawnia propionicigenes includes the following:
- a CDS encoding radical SAM/SPASM domain-containing protein, with protein MSLDTRTQGPVSVALHVTQFCAHACPMCYFSAGDQAPHAETSQLLRVLDSLAGTSVKEVIFLGGDPAEHPEILRLCARAHEVGLQTLILSNTHAYLERDPLMGARLVDVFETTIHGPTSEVHDAFAGSDGAFNRVVGNLQRVANSGKSIGVAYNAIPESAARLYETIAALKNGHALPVDHVLIQRIIPSGRARDSARYTLSHNDVLRLFEDIERLSSDYGIAVSCEDAFPYCTVPSRFHKYLKPCVWGSTHGSLDASGNLTRCGATTAYNLGNVLLKSVDDIWATSAQLASFRQLQHLSASCARCHLVDECRGGCSLSCSAGVERNDYLARYIPTKGAAPEDFRPSVAGVSELQDILRIEWACFPHYVDKFSLTDLEHWWGLMPEIFTVWKDSFGDVVGYAATVPLTRSGLQRLISEPGVSSLAHLSDDDVQVGAESAPEAIHVEVIATLPGVPKAARSAVIKYLSTQRESLRIPVTCTPITDAGVSLASRAGLLPVPEKPAVWTSPLGSRHE; from the coding sequence GTGAGCCTTGATACGCGTACGCAGGGGCCAGTATCGGTGGCACTGCATGTCACCCAATTCTGCGCCCACGCCTGCCCCATGTGCTACTTCTCGGCTGGGGACCAGGCGCCTCACGCGGAAACCAGCCAACTCCTGAGAGTGCTCGATTCGCTCGCCGGTACATCTGTCAAGGAGGTGATATTTCTGGGAGGGGATCCTGCCGAGCACCCCGAGATTCTACGGCTCTGCGCTCGCGCACACGAGGTCGGCCTCCAGACTCTGATTCTCTCCAACACTCATGCCTACCTAGAGCGTGATCCCCTGATGGGAGCACGGCTCGTTGACGTCTTCGAAACAACTATCCACGGGCCAACGTCGGAAGTTCACGATGCATTCGCTGGCTCGGATGGCGCCTTCAATCGCGTCGTCGGTAACCTCCAGAGGGTAGCAAATTCCGGGAAATCCATCGGGGTTGCCTACAATGCCATCCCCGAGAGCGCTGCCCGCCTCTACGAAACAATCGCCGCCCTCAAGAATGGCCACGCGCTACCCGTCGACCACGTGCTGATTCAGCGGATCATCCCGAGTGGAAGGGCGCGCGACTCGGCCCGTTACACCCTTTCGCACAATGACGTTCTACGTCTGTTCGAAGATATCGAGCGACTCTCCAGCGACTATGGGATTGCCGTTAGCTGTGAAGATGCCTTTCCGTACTGCACGGTGCCATCAAGATTTCATAAGTACCTGAAGCCTTGTGTGTGGGGTTCAACCCACGGTTCCCTCGACGCCAGCGGCAATCTCACACGGTGCGGCGCGACGACAGCCTACAACCTGGGCAACGTGCTGCTGAAGAGCGTGGACGACATCTGGGCTACTAGCGCGCAATTGGCGTCGTTCCGTCAGCTACAGCATCTGTCGGCGAGTTGCGCGCGCTGCCATCTGGTCGATGAGTGCAGGGGCGGCTGCTCCCTTTCCTGCAGCGCTGGCGTCGAACGAAACGACTATCTAGCCCGATATATCCCGACCAAGGGAGCGGCACCGGAAGACTTTCGACCTTCAGTGGCTGGGGTGTCCGAACTGCAGGACATCTTGCGTATTGAGTGGGCGTGCTTTCCGCATTATGTTGACAAGTTCTCGTTGACGGACCTTGAGCACTGGTGGGGGCTTATGCCGGAAATCTTCACTGTGTGGAAGGATTCATTTGGGGACGTTGTCGGGTACGCCGCGACAGTGCCGCTCACGCGTTCGGGTTTGCAGAGACTGATAAGTGAACCGGGGGTCTCCTCACTGGCGCATCTGTCCGATGATGACGTGCAGGTCGGTGCGGAGAGCGCACCAGAAGCCATTCACGTCGAAGTCATTGCCACATTGCCTGGGGTTCCGAAGGCCGCTCGGTCTGCAGTCATCAAGTACTTGTCAACCCAGCGAGAGTCATTGCGCATCCCAGTGACATGCACTCCGATAACGGATGCAGGCGTGAGCTTAGCCTCGCGGGCGGGACTGCTGCCCGTGCCGGAGAAGCCTGCAGTGTGGACAAGTCCACTCGGAAGCCGCCATGAATAG
- a CDS encoding pyruvoyl-dependent arginine decarboxylase codes for MTQCLSGSAHGATKLAAFHAALRAVGMAEANLVRLSSVIPRGWNVTQSQQVPVGMFPPGAIIPAVYSIAVSDEGCSAAASLAHVVSSSGGGYFAESEPCTYPYEAETSAMRSLLDMIEGDGRVYDEPKCVTASIQSMPGRHACALVIAPFGWLSANSLNEFVEVPREP; via the coding sequence ATGACGCAGTGCCTCTCGGGATCCGCTCACGGCGCAACCAAACTGGCGGCATTTCACGCAGCCCTGCGCGCGGTTGGCATGGCAGAGGCAAATCTCGTCAGGCTGAGTTCTGTAATACCGCGCGGCTGGAATGTGACACAGAGTCAGCAGGTCCCGGTTGGGATGTTCCCGCCTGGGGCCATCATCCCAGCCGTGTACAGCATCGCGGTGTCAGACGAAGGATGCTCCGCCGCTGCGAGCCTTGCCCACGTAGTGAGCAGTTCAGGAGGAGGCTACTTCGCGGAAAGCGAGCCCTGCACCTACCCATACGAGGCAGAGACCTCCGCTATGCGATCCCTACTGGACATGATAGAGGGAGATGGGCGTGTATATGACGAGCCGAAATGCGTGACCGCCTCCATACAGAGCATGCCCGGTCGTCACGCCTGCGCCTTGGTCATCGCCCCGTTCGGCTGGCTCAGCGCGAATTCCCTTAACGAATTCGTGGAGGTCCCCCGTGAGCCTTGA
- a CDS encoding transposase, with protein sequence MGSTRRHFTAEYKANAVALVLDDGRSIAEAARNIGVLEKTLGKWVKKERDLRDEQRDPDESLTRSERAELEQLRADYQRLLDENAHLQMQASFAKKVATWFAKDQQ encoded by the coding sequence ATGGGATCTACGCGGAGGCATTTCACGGCGGAGTACAAAGCTAACGCGGTGGCGTTGGTGTTGGATGATGGGCGGTCGATCGCTGAGGCGGCACGGAATATCGGCGTCCTCGAGAAGACGTTAGGGAAATGGGTGAAGAAAGAACGAGACTTGCGCGATGAGCAGCGTGACCCGGACGAGTCTTTGACACGCTCGGAACGGGCCGAGCTCGAACAGCTCCGCGCGGATTACCAGAGGCTGCTGGACGAAAACGCTCATCTCCAGATGCAGGCCAGTTTCGCAAAAAAAGTGGCGACCTGGTTCGCGAAAGACCAGCAGTGA
- a CDS encoding ATP-binding protein codes for MTGQSAPVAGVPVAPPLPADLEALLRRMRLPHMRTAAPDILATARAQRWEPAEVVKALLVEEVTGRERSALATRRTAAGFPTGKTFDAWQPTASSIPAPTQQALRTLEWVGRRENLVVCGPSGTGKTFFLEALGQHAVEQGLRVAWFTLEDLGLLLRRHRADDTVSKAIARILRADLVVVDDIGLLPVSHDAAEGLYRLVDAAYEKRSVAISSNLHPAGFDWSVPDKVDSCLGCEFKYVSVA; via the coding sequence ATGACCGGCCAGAGCGCCCCGGTGGCTGGGGTTCCGGTCGCCCCGCCGCTACCGGCCGACCTGGAAGCGCTGCTGCGCCGGATGCGGTTGCCCCACATGCGCACCGCAGCACCTGACATCCTCGCCACCGCCCGAGCGCAACGCTGGGAGCCCGCCGAAGTCGTCAAAGCCCTCCTCGTCGAGGAGGTCACCGGCCGTGAACGCTCCGCGCTGGCCACCCGCCGCACCGCGGCCGGGTTCCCCACCGGCAAAACCTTCGACGCCTGGCAGCCGACCGCCTCATCGATCCCGGCCCCCACCCAACAAGCACTCCGGACCCTGGAATGGGTCGGCCGGCGGGAGAACCTCGTCGTCTGCGGCCCCTCCGGCACCGGGAAGACGTTCTTCCTCGAAGCACTGGGCCAACACGCCGTCGAACAAGGACTGCGCGTCGCCTGGTTCACCCTCGAAGACCTCGGCCTGCTGCTACGCCGGCACCGCGCCGACGACACCGTGTCGAAAGCCATCGCCCGGATCCTGCGCGCCGACCTGGTCGTCGTCGACGACATCGGCCTGCTACCCGTGTCCCACGACGCCGCCGAGGGCCTCTACCGCTTGGTCGACGCCGCCTACGAGAAACGCTCCGTCGCGATCAGCTCCAACCTGCACCCCGCCGGCTTCGACTGGAGTGTTCCCGATAAAGTGGATAGCTGTTTAGGCTGCGAGTTCAAGTATGTTTCTGTAGCCTAG
- the istA gene encoding IS21 family transposase, whose protein sequence is MKSAEEIMEILDAYDLTGSLRDSAELVGCSHHTVKRYVEARDKLGGPPSGTARRPQLIDDYLDKVEEWVERSKGKVRADRVHQKLVWLGFTGSERTTRRAVAAAKAAFRVGNRRVHRPWVTEPGMWLQYDYGDGPLIDGVKTVLFVAWVAWSRFRVVLPLRDKTLPSVFAALDVTFRRIGGVPTYVLTDNEKTVTSEHIAGIPVRNPQLVAFASHYAVTVHTCVPADPASKGGTESSVKLAKADLVPTEANLRDAYDSFADLEAACEAFGEMVNSRPHRVTRRAPVEMLAEERLRLHPVAAAPFTVAFGTTRVVPVNTPMVNFEHGQYSVPHRLCGATVWVRVHGRGADEQIVICHLTDAGPVEVARHRRATPGTPMLDGQHFPPAPAGALERTPTPRTVADSEFLALGEGARLWLVEAAHAGTGKMRVKMAAAVQLARLFNPADVDWALGHAAVHGRFAEADLASILDHHRSRPHPQQLQASEDKSLTQGTRGWATYGTTTPEEIAS, encoded by the coding sequence TTGAAGTCTGCCGAGGAAATCATGGAAATCTTGGATGCTTACGATCTGACTGGGTCGTTGCGTGATTCTGCCGAGTTGGTGGGGTGTTCTCATCACACGGTGAAACGCTATGTGGAGGCCCGCGACAAGCTGGGTGGCCCGCCGTCGGGGACGGCCCGCCGGCCTCAGCTGATCGATGACTACCTGGACAAGGTCGAGGAGTGGGTCGAGCGGTCGAAGGGGAAGGTCCGCGCCGACAGGGTCCACCAGAAGCTGGTGTGGCTGGGGTTCACCGGCTCGGAGCGCACCACCCGCCGCGCGGTCGCGGCCGCGAAGGCCGCGTTCCGGGTCGGGAACCGCAGGGTCCATCGGCCGTGGGTGACCGAGCCGGGGATGTGGTTGCAGTACGACTACGGCGACGGGCCGTTGATCGATGGGGTCAAGACGGTCCTGTTCGTGGCCTGGGTCGCGTGGTCGAGGTTCCGGGTGGTGCTGCCGCTGCGGGACAAGACCCTGCCCTCGGTGTTCGCCGCCCTGGATGTGACGTTCCGCCGGATCGGTGGGGTCCCGACGTATGTGTTGACCGACAACGAGAAGACCGTCACTAGCGAGCACATCGCCGGGATCCCGGTCCGGAACCCACAACTGGTCGCGTTCGCCTCGCACTATGCGGTGACCGTTCACACATGTGTCCCGGCGGACCCGGCGAGCAAGGGCGGCACCGAATCATCGGTGAAGCTCGCGAAGGCCGACCTGGTGCCCACGGAGGCGAACCTGCGCGACGCCTATGACTCGTTCGCCGACCTGGAAGCAGCCTGCGAAGCGTTTGGTGAAATGGTGAACAGTCGCCCGCATCGGGTGACACGTCGGGCCCCGGTCGAGATGTTGGCCGAGGAACGTCTCCGGTTGCATCCTGTCGCGGCGGCGCCGTTCACGGTCGCGTTCGGGACCACGAGGGTGGTTCCGGTCAACACGCCGATGGTGAACTTCGAACACGGCCAGTACTCCGTCCCTCACCGGCTCTGCGGGGCCACGGTCTGGGTCCGGGTCCACGGCCGCGGCGCGGATGAGCAGATCGTGATCTGCCACCTCACCGACGCGGGCCCGGTCGAGGTCGCCCGCCACCGACGCGCCACCCCCGGCACCCCGATGCTCGACGGGCAGCATTTCCCGCCCGCACCGGCAGGCGCCCTGGAACGGACCCCGACACCCCGGACGGTCGCGGACAGCGAGTTCCTGGCTTTGGGGGAAGGGGCCCGTCTCTGGCTGGTCGAGGCCGCTCACGCGGGCACCGGGAAGATGCGGGTCAAGATGGCCGCCGCGGTCCAGCTCGCGCGTCTGTTCAACCCCGCCGACGTCGACTGGGCCTTGGGACATGCCGCGGTCCACGGCCGCTTCGCCGAGGCCGATCTGGCCTCGATCCTCGACCACCACCGCAGCCGACCCCACCCCCAACAGCTGCAGGCCAGCGAGGACAAGTCCCTGACCCAGGGCACCCGCGGCTGGGCCACCTACGGCACCACCACCCCTGAGGAGATCGCCTCATGA
- a CDS encoding sigma-70 family RNA polymerase sigma factor: protein MWQAVQRELARLEWDVEPPLTLDLMADWTRTVSSLVAIRRALGPTSTADPLALLATATTGAARTADVKPILAPSLSDVSAALADVGQNMAARPDFDRQRDAATLNHVAYELVHWVRVRTPDDRAKAWLLAGETALDGAIHAPTRRSAVGVGLAAWQEALAAVQPVHNAPIVRRSVALGHLAILRDTHALVDEAAKAGALPGPYGDALLGSIRELARAHQTTLGQIDGRRLGANRVDQAVMLQVGTAVRQLAGRPEPTEPSHVRLDVLLRSGLGQAVLVANILGEPAAHSAAARVSRLSLEYLTNPRILREFDLPDAVAQPAPVEPKAAAVREPGASARIAPMLPTITPGTVQEGPSILALCHARDLGAAAATGDPANPPEILRGVDPSRWPQLVAEGQQAVTDLVASVLPMVYAQTRRTSNAGDIRGQMFVELTGAAYRFDPQRTSPEGWASYAWMTIKHTRWRGVDDAGVVRKRTTAPPPITVALGERDPASSAPDPGDVAQDRQSVAAITQALGQLPPSLREPLRASMQGHPLREIAEDLGYSESTAHRRIKEAREHLREELALGVENRPWVAFDTDVDPVLEYAQGMFEESFGRSVSPEQVRGRPR, encoded by the coding sequence ATGTGGCAGGCCGTTCAGCGGGAACTCGCCCGCCTCGAGTGGGACGTCGAGCCGCCGCTCACCCTCGATCTGATGGCCGACTGGACCCGGACAGTGTCCAGCTTGGTGGCGATCCGCCGAGCGCTCGGCCCGACCTCCACTGCCGACCCCCTCGCGTTGCTGGCCACCGCAACGACCGGCGCAGCGCGAACTGCGGACGTGAAACCGATCTTGGCGCCGTCGCTGAGCGATGTGAGCGCGGCGCTCGCCGACGTCGGCCAGAACATGGCGGCGCGCCCCGACTTCGACCGACAGCGCGACGCGGCGACCCTCAACCACGTCGCCTACGAACTCGTGCACTGGGTGCGCGTCCGGACGCCGGACGACCGCGCGAAGGCATGGCTGCTCGCCGGCGAGACCGCACTCGACGGCGCGATCCACGCCCCAACGCGCCGATCGGCCGTCGGCGTCGGCCTGGCGGCCTGGCAAGAGGCCCTCGCAGCAGTGCAGCCCGTCCACAACGCCCCCATCGTGCGCCGCAGTGTGGCGCTCGGGCACCTGGCGATCCTGCGCGACACTCACGCGCTGGTTGACGAAGCCGCGAAAGCCGGGGCGCTGCCCGGGCCTTACGGTGACGCCCTCCTCGGCAGCATCCGCGAGCTCGCCCGAGCACACCAGACCACACTGGGCCAGATCGACGGCCGACGCCTCGGCGCTAACCGGGTCGACCAAGCCGTCATGCTCCAGGTGGGCACCGCCGTGCGGCAACTCGCCGGACGTCCAGAGCCTACCGAGCCTTCTCACGTCCGCCTGGATGTGCTGCTGCGCTCGGGTCTCGGCCAAGCGGTGCTTGTCGCCAACATCCTCGGCGAGCCCGCGGCCCATTCCGCTGCGGCGAGGGTCAGCAGACTGTCACTTGAGTACCTGACCAACCCCCGGATCCTGCGCGAGTTCGACCTGCCGGACGCTGTGGCGCAGCCCGCGCCAGTGGAGCCCAAAGCCGCAGCCGTCCGCGAACCCGGAGCCTCGGCACGGATCGCTCCGATGCTACCGACGATCACCCCCGGCACGGTCCAGGAGGGCCCTTCGATCTTGGCCCTCTGCCACGCCCGCGATCTCGGTGCCGCCGCAGCGACCGGCGATCCGGCGAACCCGCCCGAGATCCTTCGGGGGGTCGACCCATCGCGTTGGCCGCAGTTGGTCGCCGAGGGACAGCAGGCCGTGACCGACTTGGTCGCCTCGGTCCTCCCGATGGTCTACGCCCAGACCAGACGGACTTCCAACGCCGGGGACATCCGCGGCCAGATGTTCGTTGAACTCACGGGCGCGGCCTACCGATTCGACCCCCAGCGCACCAGCCCGGAGGGTTGGGCGAGCTACGCCTGGATGACGATCAAGCACACCCGCTGGCGCGGCGTTGACGACGCCGGAGTGGTCCGCAAGCGCACCACCGCCCCCCCACCGATCACGGTGGCCCTCGGCGAGAGGGACCCGGCGAGCAGCGCGCCTGACCCGGGCGATGTCGCTCAAGACCGCCAGTCGGTGGCCGCCATCACGCAGGCTCTCGGGCAGCTGCCTCCGTCACTGCGGGAGCCGCTGAGGGCGTCGATGCAAGGACACCCGCTCAGGGAGATCGCCGAGGACCTCGGGTACTCCGAGAGCACCGCCCACCGGCGCATCAAGGAAGCGCGTGAGCATCTCAGAGAAGAACTCGCCTTGGGCGTGGAGAACCGCCCTTGGGTCGCCTTCGACACGGATGTCGATCCGGTGCTGGAATACGCGCAGGGGATGTTCGAGGAATCCTTCGGCCGGTCGGTGAGCCCCGAGCAGGTCCGAGGGCGCCCCAGGTGA
- a CDS encoding glycoside hydrolase family 3 protein: MPALVDLTAAPYQLDPDQISWVEETLESMTLDEQVGQLFTNLFFFGADSFSGNSLTAEEIIEKYHIGIARYHGGTAAQVQDLLNRLQSAARIPLLIAANCDSGGNGAMNDGTYVASGAQTEASGSTAVAHDAGYVSGREMRAIGANLNFDPCVDILFNWRNTIVNTRAYGTNAADVIKYTIPFVEGQRESGILSCIKHWPGDGTEERDQHLVLGVNELRPEEWEASFGEVYRAHIANGVEMIMAGHIALPHYQKELNPALTDADILPATLAPELINGLLKDRLGFNGAVITDASHMLGMTSAMRREDYVPAAIAAGCDAFLFFNDLAEDFGFMKAGVEKGVISKERLDDANRRILGLKAKLNLHRAAAQGTLLRTPEDLAVVGCAEHLAMRANAADLGITLVKNTLDQLPLNPRDHRRIRIYHLTGEVGGITGGGEAEMLNTYIAALTERGYEVTVNDGTTRVKGPTLRYREEVDAALILAEVIGYGAQNNYRIQWKTAMSNECPWYVWEVPTFMVSHNFTTHLHDATMVKCYVNAYHPNEANVRATLDKLEGRSEFKGTPNELVWTQKWQAKL; the protein is encoded by the coding sequence ATGCCCGCACTCGTCGACCTCACCGCCGCGCCGTACCAGCTGGACCCCGACCAGATCTCCTGGGTCGAGGAGACCCTCGAGTCGATGACCCTGGACGAGCAGGTCGGCCAGCTGTTCACCAACCTCTTCTTCTTCGGCGCCGACAGCTTCTCCGGCAACTCGCTCACCGCAGAGGAGATCATCGAGAAGTACCACATCGGGATCGCCCGCTACCACGGCGGGACGGCGGCCCAGGTCCAGGACCTGCTGAACCGGCTGCAGTCGGCCGCCCGCATCCCGCTGCTGATCGCCGCCAACTGCGACTCCGGCGGCAACGGCGCCATGAACGACGGCACCTACGTGGCGTCCGGGGCGCAGACCGAGGCGTCCGGGTCGACCGCTGTCGCCCACGACGCCGGCTACGTGTCGGGACGGGAGATGCGTGCGATCGGGGCCAACCTGAACTTCGACCCCTGCGTCGACATCCTGTTCAACTGGCGCAACACCATCGTCAACACCCGCGCCTACGGCACCAACGCCGCGGACGTGATCAAGTACACGATCCCGTTCGTGGAGGGCCAGCGGGAGTCGGGGATCCTGAGCTGCATCAAGCACTGGCCGGGCGACGGCACCGAGGAACGCGACCAGCACCTCGTGCTGGGCGTGAACGAACTGCGGCCGGAGGAGTGGGAGGCGAGCTTCGGCGAGGTCTACCGGGCCCACATCGCGAACGGCGTGGAGATGATCATGGCCGGCCACATCGCGCTGCCCCACTACCAGAAGGAGCTCAACCCAGCCCTGACCGACGCCGACATCCTGCCCGCCACGCTCGCGCCCGAGCTGATCAACGGGCTGCTGAAGGACCGGCTGGGCTTCAACGGCGCGGTCATCACCGACGCCAGCCACATGCTCGGCATGACCTCGGCGATGCGCCGCGAGGACTACGTGCCGGCCGCGATCGCTGCCGGCTGCGACGCCTTCCTGTTCTTCAACGACCTGGCCGAGGACTTCGGCTTCATGAAGGCCGGCGTCGAGAAGGGCGTGATCAGCAAGGAGCGCCTGGACGACGCCAACCGCCGCATCCTGGGGCTCAAGGCGAAGCTGAACCTGCACCGGGCCGCGGCCCAGGGCACCCTGCTGCGCACCCCGGAGGACCTGGCCGTAGTGGGCTGCGCCGAGCACCTGGCGATGCGCGCGAACGCGGCCGACCTGGGCATCACGCTGGTGAAGAACACCCTCGACCAGTTGCCGCTGAACCCGCGCGACCACCGCCGCATCCGGATCTACCACCTCACCGGGGAAGTGGGCGGGATCACCGGCGGCGGTGAGGCGGAAATGCTCAACACCTACATCGCCGCACTGACCGAGCGGGGCTACGAGGTGACGGTCAACGACGGCACCACCCGGGTGAAGGGCCCGACGCTGCGGTACCGCGAGGAAGTGGACGCGGCGCTGATCCTGGCCGAGGTGATCGGGTACGGCGCCCAGAACAACTACCGGATCCAGTGGAAGACCGCGATGAGCAACGAGTGCCCGTGGTACGTGTGGGAAGTACCCACCTTCATGGTGAGCCACAACTTCACCACGCACCTGCATGACGCCACCATGGTCAAGTGCTACGTCAACGCCTACCACCCGAACGAGGCCAACGTCCGGGCGACCCTGGACAAGCTGGAGGGCCGCAGCGAGTTCAAGGGCACGCCGAACGAGCTGGTGTGGACCCAGAAGTGGCAGGCGAAGCTCTGA
- a CDS encoding AAA family ATPase: MALGAKVRVPPPRRELLDRTRLANPLLRPDHLPRLVLIAAPPGFGKTTLLTQWLAQLTGARGHPGEPPRIAWVSLDESDTDARRFVADLVESLAAGGSASVAEALALLAAGRPVPAEQVLATVVNGLDVEGTTVIALDDFHRAAGPEVHEALAFLLENLPPQVVVAMTTRADPQLPLARMRSRGELVEVRAADLRFTTEESAGFLRAVMDLDLDQAQVEALEARTEGWVAGLQLAALSVRPRVSSPAAVDDFIRAFGGSHRFVLDYLVEEVLNAQPAGVREFLLLTSVLERMTGTLCDAVTGSSDGQQRLEQLESAQVFVTALDTERRWFRYHQLFAEALRARLSAEWPDRVAALHLAASRGYASLGLLEDALDQAALADDPEWFADLVECALPGTRKRRGDRQLLGWISVLPDDLVRRRPVLATTRAAPGQGVATRCGSGGSLDVLGSTSVEDQETNVSSEATANQPGRAYPAQPQVPEAARALVEFVPTKDFFVGIDSDGCAMDAMDIKHQECFTPCYIKYWDLQPISTIARETAIFVNLGSVTRGLNRWLALRQLLDLLRDRADVAERGVTIPEYPELTDFIESPYPLSDSGIAAWAAANPSATAERMIAWGNAVNASIAAMVHGCGPFPGVREAMHAMYGHVDEITVSATPMEALRRE; the protein is encoded by the coding sequence ATGGCTCTGGGCGCCAAGGTCCGCGTGCCACCCCCGCGTCGGGAACTGCTCGACCGCACCCGGCTCGCCAACCCGCTGCTCAGGCCCGACCACCTGCCGAGACTGGTGCTGATCGCGGCGCCCCCCGGCTTCGGCAAGACCACCCTGCTCACCCAGTGGCTCGCCCAGCTCACCGGGGCCCGGGGGCACCCCGGAGAGCCGCCGCGGATCGCCTGGGTGTCGCTGGATGAGTCCGACACCGACGCGCGCCGGTTCGTCGCCGACCTGGTCGAGTCGCTGGCCGCCGGGGGCAGCGCGAGCGTCGCCGAGGCCCTGGCCCTCCTCGCCGCCGGCCGGCCGGTACCCGCCGAGCAGGTGCTGGCCACCGTGGTCAACGGGCTGGACGTCGAGGGCACGACCGTGATCGCCCTGGACGACTTCCACCGCGCGGCCGGCCCGGAAGTGCACGAGGCTCTCGCCTTCCTGCTGGAGAACCTGCCGCCGCAGGTGGTGGTGGCCATGACCACCCGGGCCGACCCCCAGCTCCCGCTGGCCCGGATGCGGAGCCGGGGCGAACTGGTTGAGGTCCGGGCCGCCGACCTGCGCTTCACCACCGAGGAGTCGGCCGGGTTCCTGCGCGCGGTGATGGACCTGGACCTGGACCAGGCGCAGGTCGAGGCCCTGGAGGCACGCACCGAGGGGTGGGTGGCCGGCCTGCAACTGGCCGCCCTCTCGGTACGCCCGCGCGTCTCCTCCCCAGCGGCAGTGGACGACTTCATCCGGGCCTTCGGCGGCAGCCACCGCTTCGTCCTGGACTACCTGGTCGAAGAGGTGCTCAACGCCCAGCCGGCCGGCGTCCGGGAGTTCCTGCTGCTCACCTCGGTGCTGGAGCGGATGACCGGGACGCTGTGCGACGCGGTCACCGGGTCATCGGACGGGCAGCAGCGGCTGGAACAGCTCGAGTCCGCCCAGGTCTTCGTCACCGCGCTGGACACGGAGCGCCGCTGGTTCCGCTACCACCAGCTGTTCGCCGAGGCCCTGCGGGCCCGGCTCAGCGCCGAGTGGCCGGACCGGGTGGCCGCCCTCCACCTCGCCGCCAGCCGCGGCTACGCTTCGCTCGGGCTCCTCGAGGACGCCCTGGACCAGGCCGCGCTGGCGGACGACCCGGAGTGGTTCGCCGACCTGGTCGAGTGCGCGCTGCCCGGCACCCGGAAGCGGCGCGGCGACCGCCAGCTGCTGGGCTGGATCAGCGTCCTGCCCGACGACCTCGTCCGGCGCCGTCCCGTGCTGGCGACCACCAGGGCGGCGCCCGGGCAAGGTGTGGCAACTCGTTGTGGGTCGGGGGGCAGCCTCGATGTACTCGGGTCAACGAGCGTCGAGGACCAGGAGACCAACGTGAGCAGCGAAGCCACCGCCAACCAGCCGGGCCGTGCGTACCCGGCCCAGCCGCAGGTCCCGGAGGCAGCGCGGGCGCTGGTCGAGTTCGTGCCGACCAAGGACTTCTTCGTGGGCATCGACTCCGACGGCTGCGCCATGGACGCCATGGACATCAAGCACCAGGAGTGTTTCACCCCCTGCTACATCAAGTACTGGGACCTCCAGCCCATCTCCACGATCGCGCGGGAGACCGCCATCTTCGTGAACCTGGGCTCGGTGACCCGGGGCCTGAACCGCTGGCTCGCCCTCCGCCAGTTGCTCGACCTGCTGCGCGACCGGGCCGACGTCGCAGAGCGCGGGGTCACCATTCCGGAGTACCCGGAGCTGACCGACTTCATCGAGTCGCCCTACCCCCTGTCGGACTCGGGCATCGCCGCCTGGGCTGCGGCCAACCCGTCGGCCACCGCCGAGCGGATGATCGCCTGGGGCAATGCCGTCAACGCCTCGATCGCCGCCATGGTGCACGGCTGCGGCCCCTTCCCCGGCGTGCGCGAGGCGATGCACGCCATGTACGGCCACGTCGACGAGATCACGGTCTCGGCCACGCCGATGGAGGCCCTGCGCCGGGAGTGA